The Archangium primigenium genomic interval TGGTCCAGGTAGAGCACCTGCTCCTGGGACGACATCGGCCGGCCGAGGAACTCGCGCCAGATGCGCTGCACCGCGCAGCGCTCCATGGCGCCCGTCTGCAGCATGCGCTGCACGAGCACCTGGGGACCGCCCTCGATGTTCTGCTCCTCGTCCGACGTGCGGTAGAGGTAGCTGGTGAGCCGGCCGAGCGACTCGGCGCCGTCACCGTCATACGCCTGCATCACGTACTGGGCGCACTCGCCGTTGCACGACACGTTGCCCGCCAGGGCGCACGCCTCGCACTTGGGCTCGTAGCGCGGGAAGCGCGAGGGCTCCAGGTACAGGGCGCCCCGCTCGGCGAAGCGGCCCCAGTGCGCGCCCGTGGGCTCGATGGTGGCGTGGCAGTCCTTGCAGCCGCAGCGCCGGGCCAGGTTGTTCTCCCGGTTGCACGCGTCCTCGGCCGGGGGCGGCTTGTTGTTGGAGGGCACGAACGCCTTGCACAGGAAGGACGAGTAGAAGTGGTTGACGCGGGCGCGCTGGGTGGGGAAGCGGTAGAGGAACGCGGGCGTGGTGAGCACACCCGAGTGCTGGGGACCGCGGATGTAGGTGTCCCACCGGCCGCTGTCCGCGTAGGGCACGTCCGGCATCGTCTCGGCGGCGGCGGGCGCGGAGAGCGCGAAGACGCCCACGCCCTGCTGACCATCGCGGTAGAGCTGGGACAGGGGGCCGTTCACGAGCGAGCGGCGCGTGGTGAGGATGTTGAAGTACGGCTCGTCGTTGCGGATCACCGCGTCGGCGATGCGCTCCGGCTCCTCGTTGATGGCCGCCACGCGGGCGTTGTGGGTGACGCCATTGGGCGCCTCGCAGCGGCGCATGTTGTCACCGCAGCCGCACGAGCGGTCGCCGGTGAAGCGCGACGTGGTGCAGGTCTCCTTCGTCCAGGGGTTCTCCGAGCGCGTCTGCGCCTCCACGGCGCACACCTGCACGGCGGCGGCCCCGGCATTCCAGAAGGGCGCGGGCCGGGTCACGAAGCCCTCGCGCTCCA includes:
- a CDS encoding DUF1585 domain-containing protein translates to MPLARSVLAPLAAVALLGSLPAWAEDGPVCAPVTKIPLERHLRQLSLDLLGRPPTVEEYEAVRAKGAVTVEDVRGLMTSDAFYDRMRAYHRALMWSNVSSSVNNNSNTRVGGTGTGVDPLSLRNNASGAIRGGNGASCDGYIPQDECSKKEYVQDPHVDSVGEARCYDKHDVPLPVSWDYDNTLYYQCDRQDLAADGKTVDPAYNTCEKAAAKFGAKYLYFCDMRRVGTILAPHLCKPSPSKTTTAVLTEERLDASGKVIAFAHPNPPAGTALTELKRCTLALESRNGVQGSYVPQRGCMEREGFVTRPAPFWNAGAAAVQVCAVEAQTRSENPWTKETCTTSRFTGDRSCGCGDNMRRCEAPNGVTHNARVAAINEEPERIADAVIRNDEPYFNILTTRRSLVNGPLSQLYRDGQQGVGVFALSAPAAAETMPDVPYADSGRWDTYIRGPQHSGVLTTPAFLYRFPTQRARVNHFYSSFLCKAFVPSNNKPPPAEDACNRENNLARRCGCKDCHATIEPTGAHWGRFAERGALYLEPSRFPRYEPKCEACALAGNVSCNGECAQYVMQAYDGDGAESLGRLTSYLYRTSDEEQNIEGGPQVLVQRMLQTGAMERCAVQRIWREFLGRPMSSQEQVLYLDQFANDFARDNYRLKGLIERLVLSDAYRRID